Proteins from one Blattabacterium cuenoti genomic window:
- a CDS encoding thioredoxin family protein has product MVLTYSSSEIKMQIKDFNLLEVSSGKKKSMKDFFSSKATVIMFICNHCPYVKHINAELVRLSNDFIKKGVSFLAISSNDEEKYPEDSPENMKKIHHKLAYPFPYFFDEKQDVARYYCAKCTPEFFIFSGKGNLYYHGQLDDSRPDNDIPVTGLDVRNVLKNILKGTNINSPISKLSYGCNIKWKT; this is encoded by the coding sequence ATGGTATTAACTTACTCTTCTAGTGAAATTAAAATGCAAATAAAAGATTTTAACTTATTAGAAGTTTCTTCAGGGAAGAAAAAATCCATGAAAGACTTTTTTTCGAGTAAAGCAACTGTAATTATGTTTATTTGTAATCATTGTCCGTATGTCAAACATATCAATGCAGAGTTAGTGCGTTTATCTAACGATTTTATTAAAAAAGGAGTTTCATTTTTAGCTATCAGCTCTAATGATGAAGAAAAATATCCAGAGGACTCTCCGGAAAACATGAAAAAAATACATCATAAATTAGCTTATCCTTTTCCTTATTTTTTTGATGAAAAACAAGATGTAGCTAGATATTATTGTGCAAAATGTACTCCAGAATTTTTCATTTTTTCTGGAAAAGGAAATTTGTATTATCATGGTCAACTAGATGATTCTCGTCCTGATAATGACATACCAGTAACAGGGTTAGATGTAAGAAATGTATTAAAAAATATTTTGAAAGGAACGAATATAAATAGTCCAATTTCGAAATTAAGTTACGGATGTAATATCAAATGGAAAACATAA
- a CDS encoding DHH family phosphoesterase: protein MFSSINGTNKKKIVILPHNNPDGDALGSSLALLFYLRKLKHDVDLISPTAYSEFFQWLPGTGNIIILSEKTQSLVKKKIINSDYVFFVDFNNLSRIKNLEKFLVFSKAKKVLIDHHPSPFLFDFMFSDSTVAATSILVFRFISQMNHLDKIDKKIATCLYVGLMTDTGYFRFPSITSETHFIAGNLIEKGIDINDIYNHLQEKYNENKLKLLSKALKRLKTIKKYRTAYTSINAYDRNYYSYQEGDTEGIPTYGLGIKNIIFSVFFFEERKKYPIKISFRSKGNFDVNKFARDHFGGGGHKNAAGGISEKSLSESIEYFLKIIPNYHRNLMFSI from the coding sequence ATGTTTTCTAGTATTAATGGAACAAACAAAAAAAAAATAGTTATATTGCCACATAATAATCCGGATGGTGATGCTTTAGGATCCTCTTTAGCTCTTTTATTTTATTTAAGAAAACTTAAACATGATGTAGATTTAATATCTCCAACAGCATATTCTGAATTTTTTCAATGGCTTCCAGGAACCGGAAATATTATTATTTTATCAGAAAAAACTCAATCTTTAGTAAAAAAGAAAATTATAAATTCTGATTATGTTTTCTTTGTAGATTTTAATAATCTATCAAGAATAAAAAATTTAGAAAAATTTCTTGTATTTTCAAAGGCAAAAAAAGTACTAATAGATCATCACCCTTCTCCATTTCTTTTCGATTTTATGTTTTCTGATTCAACAGTTGCAGCTACTAGTATTTTAGTTTTCAGATTTATATCTCAAATGAATCATTTGGATAAAATAGATAAAAAAATAGCTACATGTCTATACGTTGGATTAATGACTGACACAGGTTACTTTCGTTTTCCTTCTATTACTTCAGAAACTCATTTTATTGCCGGAAATTTAATAGAAAAGGGCATTGATATAAATGATATATATAATCATCTGCAAGAGAAATACAATGAAAATAAATTAAAATTATTATCTAAAGCATTGAAAAGACTAAAAACAATAAAAAAATATCGCACAGCTTACACAAGTATCAATGCTTATGATAGAAATTACTATTCTTATCAAGAAGGAGATACTGAAGGTATTCCTACATATGGATTAGGAATAAAAAACATTATTTTTTCTGTTTTCTTTTTTGAAGAAAGAAAGAAATATCCAATTAAAATTTCTTTTCGTTCTAAAGGGAATTTTGATGTTAATAAGTTTGCAAGAGATCATTTTGGAGGAGGAGGACATAAAAATGCAGCAGGAGGTATTTCAGAAAAAAGTTTATCTGAATCCATTGAGTATTTTTTAAAAATTATTCCTAATTATCATAGAAATCTTATGTTTTCCATTTGA
- a CDS encoding CCA tRNA nucleotidyltransferase → MNLSSALHKNIFRIVSLSAKKIKQDSYVVGGYVRDFLLGRMKSEDLDILTIGEGIRLAKEVSKYIKPYPKIRIFKRFGTAMLKYGNQKIEFVGSRKESYHFSSRRPFVELGSLRDDQNRRDFTINALAISLNRDNYGKLIDPFGGLLDLKKKILRTPLNSDITYSDDPLRMMRAIRFATQLQFTIEKYSFKSIQKNKNRINIVSIERIIEEFNKILLSETPSRGLLLLYESGLLSIILPELILLRGIEEKNGWKHKDNFYHTLQVVDNISKIKTNSLWLRWAALLHDIGKSYTKKFLPKIGWSFHSHEFVGSKIAQNIFHRLKLPKGNTMKYVKKIIQHSYKPIALIGNNTSDSSIRRLLFDLGEDIEDLMKLCIADITTNNIEKRRKYKKNIYLLMERIKKLEEKDRIRNWRSPISGNDIMKVFHIDPCRKIGIIKNFIKDSILEGKISNEFHSAYLLMLKKGEELGLKKK, encoded by the coding sequence ATGAATTTGTCATCTGCCCTTCATAAAAACATATTCCGTATCGTCAGTCTTTCTGCTAAAAAAATAAAACAAGATAGTTACGTAGTAGGAGGTTATGTAAGAGATTTTTTGTTAGGAAGAATGAAATCAGAAGATTTAGATATTTTAACTATAGGAGAAGGAATTAGATTAGCTAAGGAAGTTTCTAAATATATTAAACCTTATCCTAAAATAAGGATATTTAAACGTTTTGGAACTGCTATGTTAAAATACGGAAATCAGAAAATAGAATTTGTTGGATCTAGGAAAGAATCATATCATTTTTCTAGTAGGAGACCTTTTGTAGAATTAGGTTCACTACGAGATGATCAAAATAGGAGAGACTTTACAATCAATGCTTTAGCTATTAGTTTAAATCGTGATAATTATGGTAAATTGATTGATCCATTTGGAGGATTGTTAGATTTAAAAAAAAAAATATTAAGAACTCCATTAAATTCAGATATTACTTATTCTGACGATCCATTACGAATGATGCGAGCTATTAGATTTGCGACGCAACTTCAATTTACAATTGAAAAATACTCATTTAAATCTATTCAGAAGAACAAGAATAGAATAAATATTGTTTCTATAGAAAGAATTATAGAAGAGTTTAATAAAATTCTATTATCTGAAACTCCTTCTAGAGGATTATTGTTATTATATGAGTCTGGATTATTGTCAATTATATTACCAGAATTAATTTTGTTAAGAGGAATAGAAGAAAAAAATGGATGGAAACACAAAGATAATTTTTATCATACTTTGCAAGTAGTAGATAACATTAGTAAAATAAAAACTAATTCTCTTTGGTTAAGATGGGCGGCATTGCTTCACGATATCGGAAAATCCTATACAAAAAAATTTTTACCAAAAATAGGTTGGTCTTTTCATTCTCATGAATTTGTAGGATCAAAAATTGCACAGAATATATTCCATCGGTTGAAACTACCAAAGGGTAATACCATGAAATATGTGAAGAAGATTATTCAACACAGTTATAAACCTATAGCATTAATAGGAAATAATACTAGTGATTCTTCTATACGTAGATTATTGTTTGATCTTGGTGAAGATATAGAAGATTTAATGAAATTATGTATCGCTGATATTACTACGAATAATATAGAAAAAAGGAGAAAATATAAAAAAAATATTTATCTTCTTATGGAAAGAATTAAAAAATTGGAAGAAAAAGATAGAATCAGAAATTGGAGATCCCCTATATCAGGAAATGATATCATGAAAGTTTTTCATATTGATCCATGTAGAAAGATAGGAATCATAAAAAATTTTATTAAAGATTCTATTTTGGAAGGTAAAATATCTAACGAATTTCATTCTGCTTATCTTCTTATGTTAAAAAAAGGAGAAGAATTAGGTTTAAAAAAGAAATAA
- a CDS encoding L-threonylcarbamoyladenylate synthase: MSFYEEIKKSTDILKKGKSLLYPTDTVWGLGCDAFNIHAIKKICKIKNRDFSKSMIVLVESMDRLHQLVGNITNITRKIILDNFIKKKPITIVYDHVNVSKIKIGSNLKNDTLAVRLTHDPFCVCLIRNFDSPIISTSANLSGFAAPTSFSEINSFIVKKIDYAVNFRRKEIATYSSSSIIKIVSNKVKILRM, from the coding sequence ATGTCTTTTTACGAAGAAATAAAAAAAAGTACTGATATTTTAAAAAAAGGAAAGAGTTTGTTATATCCTACAGATACTGTATGGGGATTAGGATGTGACGCATTTAATATACATGCTATTAAAAAAATATGTAAAATTAAGAATAGAGATTTTTCTAAATCTATGATTGTTTTAGTAGAAAGCATGGATAGATTACATCAGTTGGTAGGAAATATTACGAATATTACTAGAAAAATTATTCTTGATAATTTTATCAAAAAAAAACCTATTACCATCGTGTACGATCATGTTAACGTTAGCAAAATAAAAATAGGATCTAATTTAAAAAATGATACTTTAGCCGTTCGTTTAACACATGATCCATTTTGTGTTTGTTTAATACGAAATTTTGATAGTCCAATTATTTCTACTTCTGCAAATTTATCAGGATTTGCTGCTCCTACATCATTTTCTGAAATAAATTCTTTTATTGTAAAAAAAATAGATTATGCTGTGAATTTTAGAAGAAAAGAAATAGCTACTTATAGTAGCTCATCAATTATAAAGATTGTTTCAAATAAGGTAAAAATATTACGTATGTAG
- a CDS encoding 2,3,4,5-tetrahydropyridine-2,6-dicarboxylate N-succinyltransferase yields the protein MKVKKLKLEIEKAWDQKDWSTTNMKNVIIQVIDHLENGIIRVSDFLNEKWIVNEWVKKAIIMYFSIKKMNVIELGPLEFYDKIPIKNKFREKNVRVVPHAIARYGSYISQGVILMPSYINIGAYIGKETMIDTWATVGSCAQVGSRVHISGGVGIGGVLEPLQDNPVIIEDDVFIGSRCILVEGVLIKKGAVLGANVVLTSSTKIFDVTNDNNAIEFKGFIPKYSVVIPGSYPKKFPSGIYYVPCAMIIGKRKKSTDEKTSLNDALRTHKLVI from the coding sequence ATGAAAGTGAAAAAATTAAAATTAGAGATAGAAAAAGCTTGGGATCAAAAAGATTGGTCTACCACTAATATGAAAAATGTAATTATTCAGGTTATTGATCATCTAGAAAATGGAATAATAAGAGTGTCTGATTTTTTAAATGAAAAATGGATAGTTAATGAATGGGTAAAAAAAGCAATCATAATGTATTTTTCTATTAAAAAAATGAATGTTATAGAATTAGGACCATTAGAGTTTTATGATAAAATACCTATCAAAAATAAATTTCGAGAAAAAAATGTTCGCGTCGTACCTCATGCTATAGCACGTTATGGTTCGTATATATCACAAGGAGTAATACTTATGCCTTCTTATATTAATATAGGCGCTTATATAGGAAAAGAAACAATGATAGATACATGGGCTACAGTAGGTAGTTGTGCTCAAGTTGGATCCCGTGTTCATATAAGCGGTGGAGTAGGAATAGGGGGAGTCTTAGAACCATTACAAGATAATCCTGTAATAATAGAAGATGATGTTTTTATTGGATCTAGATGTATTCTAGTAGAAGGAGTATTAATAAAAAAAGGTGCTGTTTTAGGAGCAAATGTTGTTTTAACATCTTCTACTAAAATTTTTGATGTTACTAATGATAATAACGCTATTGAATTTAAAGGATTTATTCCTAAGTATTCTGTTGTTATTCCTGGTTCTTATCCAAAAAAATTTCCTTCAGGAATATATTATGTTCCATGCGCTATGATTATAGGAAAGAGAAAAAAAAGTACGGATGAAAAAACATCATTGAATGATGCATTAAGAACTCACAAATTAGTAATTTAA
- the ruvX gene encoding Holliday junction resolvase RuvX: protein MSKILGIDYGKVITGLSITDNKQVFAFGLDAIPTKQLMNFLESFFFNEKIDKIVIGLPKKLNNQKEILIETDIQAFINKFCIKYPKIIIERLDERFTSKIAFNTMIELGLKKKKRRKKAILNKISAIIILQSYLAKKEKEINL, encoded by the coding sequence ATGTCCAAAATATTGGGAATAGATTATGGAAAAGTAATAACAGGTTTATCTATAACTGATAATAAACAAGTATTCGCTTTTGGATTGGATGCTATTCCAACTAAACAATTAATGAATTTTTTAGAATCTTTCTTTTTTAACGAAAAAATTGATAAAATCGTTATAGGTTTACCTAAGAAATTAAATAATCAAAAAGAAATATTAATAGAAACAGATATTCAAGCATTTATAAATAAATTCTGTATAAAATATCCTAAAATTATTATAGAAAGATTAGACGAGCGTTTTACGTCTAAAATAGCTTTTAATACTATGATAGAATTAGGTTTAAAGAAAAAAAAAAGAAGAAAAAAAGCAATTTTAAATAAAATTAGTGCTATTATTATTTTACAATCTTATCTCGCAAAAAAAGAAAAAGAAATTAATTTATGA
- the def gene encoding peptide deformylase encodes MILPIVLYGDPILRKKCSNINLSSCKEKINLLIKDMFETIHKEKGIGLAAPQIGKNIRLFIVETPYLDGKNISNYKEVFINAKILKIHGKEYKFNEGCLSIPGIMGYIKRKSNVLIEYYDHNWKKQKKTITGICARVILHEYDHLDGKLFIDYFSYKRKKLIKNKLISLSEMSSS; translated from the coding sequence ATGATATTACCTATAGTTCTTTATGGAGATCCTATTTTAAGAAAAAAATGTTCGAATATAAATTTATCTTCTTGTAAAGAAAAGATCAACCTTTTAATAAAAGATATGTTTGAAACTATACATAAAGAAAAAGGAATAGGATTGGCTGCCCCACAAATTGGAAAAAATATACGTCTTTTTATAGTAGAAACCCCTTATTTAGACGGAAAAAATATAAGTAATTATAAGGAAGTTTTCATTAATGCTAAAATATTAAAAATTCATGGAAAAGAGTACAAATTTAATGAAGGATGTCTTAGCATTCCTGGTATAATGGGATATATAAAAAGAAAATCTAATGTATTGATCGAATATTATGACCATAATTGGAAGAAACAAAAAAAAACTATAACCGGTATATGTGCTAGAGTTATTTTACATGAATATGATCATCTTGATGGAAAACTTTTTATAGATTACTTTTCTTACAAAAGAAAAAAATTAATAAAAAATAAATTGATTAGTTTGTCAGAAATGAGTTCTTCATGA
- the rplT gene encoding 50S ribosomal protein L20, with translation MPRSTNSVSSRRRRKKILKSAKGFYGSRSKVYTVAKNAVEKSFIYAFSGRKKKKRDFRSLWIQRINAGVRQYGISYSIFMKKLYDKKIKINRKILSDFSMNEPNTFKKIVNYISS, from the coding sequence ATGCCAAGATCCACAAATTCAGTTTCTTCTAGACGAAGAAGAAAAAAAATACTAAAATCAGCAAAAGGTTTTTATGGCTCAAGAAGTAAAGTTTATACAGTTGCTAAAAATGCAGTAGAAAAATCTTTTATATATGCTTTTTCAGGAAGAAAAAAAAAGAAAAGAGATTTTAGATCTCTTTGGATTCAACGTATTAATGCCGGAGTACGTCAGTATGGAATATCTTATTCTATTTTTATGAAAAAATTATACGATAAAAAAATTAAAATAAATAGAAAAATACTTTCAGATTTTTCTATGAATGAGCCTAATACTTTCAAAAAAATAGTGAATTATATTTCTTCATGA
- the rpmI gene encoding 50S ribosomal protein L35, with product MTKLKTKSGSKKRFKKTSNGYIKKKYAFKNHLLTKKSKRRKRHLSKFNILNQSDRKNIKKQI from the coding sequence ATGACAAAATTGAAAACAAAATCTGGATCAAAAAAAAGATTTAAGAAAACGTCTAATGGATATATAAAAAAAAAATATGCATTCAAAAATCATCTTTTAACTAAAAAATCGAAAAGAAGAAAACGTCATCTTTCTAAATTTAATATATTGAATCAATCAGATCGAAAAAATATAAAAAAACAAATATAA
- the infC gene encoding translation initiation factor IF-3 gives MFRPFPQKKEEHRINENINSKKIRLVGDSSIKNGVYSIQEALQFSRERELDLVEINPKLEPPVCKILDYKKFLYEQKKRKKQFKAKQTKVNTKEIRFGPQIGDHDGKVKIKSAEKFLMRGDKVKVFVFFKGRSIVYKDQGKIKLLKFAEEIEEYGKVEQMPVMEGKRMYIILSPKKF, from the coding sequence ATTTTTAGACCATTTCCACAAAAAAAAGAAGAACATAGGATTAATGAAAATATTAATTCTAAAAAAATTCGTCTGGTTGGTGATTCGTCTATAAAAAATGGAGTTTACTCTATCCAAGAAGCTCTTCAATTTTCTAGAGAAAGAGAATTAGATTTAGTTGAAATTAATCCTAAATTGGAACCACCAGTATGTAAAATATTGGATTATAAAAAGTTCTTATATGAACAAAAAAAAAGAAAAAAACAATTTAAAGCAAAACAAACTAAAGTAAATACTAAAGAAATAAGATTTGGTCCACAAATAGGGGATCATGATGGAAAAGTAAAGATAAAAAGCGCTGAAAAATTTTTAATGCGTGGAGATAAAGTGAAAGTTTTTGTTTTTTTTAAAGGTCGTTCTATAGTATATAAAGATCAAGGAAAAATAAAATTGTTAAAATTCGCAGAAGAAATTGAGGAATATGGAAAAGTGGAACAAATGCCAGTTATGGAAGGGAAAAGAATGTATATAATATTGTCTCCCAAAAAGTTTTAA
- the thrS gene encoding threonine--tRNA ligase: MDKSYSLKEETNTVDHRKIGKKLKFFIFSNRVGSGLPLWLPLGAIFRKNLEEFLTDIQKKSGYEMVVTPHIGHKKLYVRSGHWEMYGKDNFKSIHTPHKGEEFLLKPMNCPHHCEIYRSQEWSYRDLPKRFSEFGTVYRYEQSGELHGLTRVRCFTQDDAHIFCTHDQLLEEFKKVINLVFYVFQCLGFSEYTVRISLRDTKKIDKYIGSEKNWEKAEEAILKAVKEEKIKASINYGEAAFYGPKLDFIIKDSLGRSWQLGTIQVDYNLPERFDLYYKGKNNEKFRPVMIHRAPFGSLERIIAIMIEHTKGNIPSWIAPNQAVILPISNKYIIYAKKILNLMLDYNIRVFVDNRNEKINKKIRDSESNKIPYMIILGEKEEKNKMISLRRHRLGHIGTFSVPKGIETIFDEINLKTKTIKLL, from the coding sequence ATGGATAAATCATATTCTTTAAAAGAAGAAACCAATACTGTAGATCATAGAAAAATAGGGAAAAAACTAAAATTTTTTATTTTTTCTAATAGAGTAGGAAGTGGACTACCTCTATGGTTGCCTTTAGGGGCAATTTTTAGAAAAAATTTAGAAGAATTTTTAACTGATATTCAAAAAAAATCTGGATATGAAATGGTAGTAACTCCTCATATTGGACATAAAAAACTGTATGTTAGAAGTGGTCATTGGGAAATGTATGGAAAAGATAATTTTAAATCTATCCATACACCTCACAAAGGTGAGGAATTTTTATTGAAACCTATGAATTGTCCTCATCATTGTGAAATTTATCGTTCTCAAGAATGGTCTTATAGAGATCTTCCTAAACGTTTTTCTGAATTTGGAACAGTATATCGTTACGAACAGAGTGGAGAACTTCATGGTTTAACTAGAGTTAGGTGTTTTACTCAAGATGACGCACATATTTTTTGTACACATGATCAATTATTAGAAGAATTTAAAAAGGTTATTAATTTAGTTTTTTATGTTTTTCAATGTTTAGGTTTTTCTGAATATACAGTTAGAATATCTCTTAGAGATACAAAAAAAATAGATAAATATATTGGATCAGAAAAAAATTGGGAAAAAGCAGAGGAAGCTATATTGAAAGCAGTTAAAGAAGAAAAAATTAAAGCATCTATTAATTATGGGGAAGCAGCATTTTATGGTCCAAAACTGGATTTTATTATTAAAGATTCCCTAGGAAGAAGTTGGCAACTTGGAACTATTCAAGTAGATTATAATCTACCTGAAAGGTTTGATTTATATTATAAGGGAAAGAATAATGAAAAATTTCGTCCAGTTATGATACATAGAGCTCCTTTTGGTTCTTTAGAAAGGATTATCGCCATTATGATAGAACATACCAAAGGTAATATTCCATCATGGATAGCTCCTAATCAAGCAGTCATACTTCCTATAAGTAATAAATATATAATTTATGCAAAAAAAATTTTAAATTTGATGCTGGATTATAATATTCGAGTATTTGTTGATAATAGAAATGAAAAAATTAACAAAAAAATTAGAGACTCTGAAAGTAATAAAATTCCTTATATGATTATTTTGGGTGAAAAAGAAGAAAAAAATAAAATGATTTCATTGCGGCGTCATAGGTTAGGACATATAGGAACATTTTCTGTTCCCAAAGGAATAGAAACTATTTTTGATGAAATAAATTTAAAAACTAAAACTATAAAACTATTATAA
- a CDS encoding MIP/aquaporin family protein: MTKIYGEIIGTMILVLLGNGVVANVILSKTKGHSRNVEWLTITIGWSLAVFMGIIVSAPYSGAHLNPCVTISFAIIGKFNWNMVPFYIIAQLIGAMLGSLFVWFLYKDHFVKTEKEQDKLSVFVTVPSIKNLFSNFLSEVLSTFIFIFISLYLTVEGTLFLKENKYPIGLGSLGALLPSLVLLGVVLSLGGNTGSAINPARDLGPRIIYSIIPIPGKGKSNWDYAFVPVLGPILGCLIASTLYLFLS; the protein is encoded by the coding sequence ATGACAAAAATATATGGAGAAATTATAGGAACAATGATTTTGGTTCTTTTAGGAAATGGAGTAGTAGCAAATGTAATTTTGTCAAAAACTAAAGGTCACAGCCGTAATGTAGAATGGCTAACGATTACCATAGGATGGTCATTAGCCGTCTTTATGGGAATAATAGTTTCTGCTCCTTATAGTGGAGCTCATTTGAATCCATGTGTTACAATAAGTTTTGCTATAATTGGAAAATTCAATTGGAATATGGTTCCATTTTATATAATTGCTCAATTAATTGGAGCTATGTTAGGATCTTTATTTGTATGGTTTTTGTATAAGGATCATTTTGTAAAAACGGAAAAAGAACAAGATAAACTATCTGTTTTTGTTACAGTTCCTTCTATAAAGAATTTATTTTCTAACTTTTTAAGTGAAGTATTATCTACTTTTATTTTTATATTCATTTCTTTATACCTAACAGTAGAGGGTACCCTTTTTTTGAAAGAAAATAAATATCCTATAGGTTTAGGATCTTTAGGGGCATTATTACCTTCTTTAGTATTATTAGGTGTTGTTTTATCATTAGGAGGAAATACTGGTTCAGCTATTAATCCTGCTCGTGATTTAGGTCCGAGAATTATATATTCTATCATTCCAATTCCTGGAAAAGGAAAAAGTAACTGGGATTATGCATTTGTTCCTGTATTAGGTCCTATTTTGGGGTGTTTAATAGCTTCAACATTATATTTATTTTTATCATGA
- the glpK gene encoding glycerol kinase GlpK, whose translation MFMKKYVLSLDQGTTSSRAIIFDKIGNIISVAQREFTQIYPYPGWVEHNAEEIWSTQASVALEAILKANLEGQNIVSIGITNQRETTVVWERKTGEPIFNAIVWQDRRTYKYCDLLKKEGLTEMIRKKTGLIIDPYFSATKIKWILDNVPEARKKANSGSLAFGTIDSWLIWNLTGKEIHVTDVTNASRTMLFNIHTLSWDQELIDLFDIPITMLPEVKSSSEIFGYTTGHILSHKIPISGIAGDQQASLFGQMCTKVGMVKNTYGTGCFMLMNVGDKPVFSQNNLITTIAWKIQNQVQYALEGSVFIAGAVVQWLRDGLGLLLSSNEAEILASSVKNTEGLYLVPAFSGLGAPYWDQKARGTIVGITRGTSSAHFVRAALESIAFQNMDVLKAMEADSGISIKELRVDGGATVNKLLMQFQSDILNVRVVKSKISELTAAGAAYLAGLSVNYWTGLEDIQKKWQLEHIFEPKKMSNRLERIKGWEKAVKATRSWSCQ comes from the coding sequence ATGTTTATGAAAAAATATGTGCTATCATTAGATCAGGGAACTACTAGTTCTAGAGCTATCATCTTTGATAAGATTGGGAATATTATTTCCGTAGCTCAAAGAGAATTTACACAAATTTATCCTTATCCTGGATGGGTTGAACATAATGCAGAAGAGATATGGTCTACTCAGGCTTCAGTTGCTTTAGAGGCAATTTTAAAAGCAAATTTAGAAGGTCAAAATATTGTTTCGATAGGAATTACCAATCAAAGAGAAACTACTGTAGTCTGGGAAAGGAAAACTGGAGAGCCTATTTTTAATGCTATAGTTTGGCAAGATAGACGTACATATAAATATTGTGATCTTCTTAAAAAAGAAGGATTAACTGAAATGATTAGGAAAAAAACAGGTCTAATCATAGATCCTTATTTTTCCGCAACAAAAATTAAATGGATATTAGATAATGTTCCAGAAGCAAGAAAAAAAGCTAATTCTGGATCTTTAGCTTTTGGAACTATAGATTCATGGTTAATATGGAATTTAACAGGAAAAGAAATTCATGTGACAGATGTCACTAACGCATCTCGTACTATGCTTTTTAATATTCATACACTCAGTTGGGATCAAGAATTAATTGATCTGTTTGATATTCCTATAACAATGCTTCCAGAAGTTAAATCTTCTAGTGAAATTTTTGGATATACTACAGGACACATTCTTTCTCATAAAATTCCTATATCAGGAATTGCGGGGGATCAACAAGCTTCTCTTTTTGGTCAGATGTGCACTAAAGTTGGAATGGTAAAAAATACTTATGGAACAGGTTGTTTTATGTTAATGAATGTAGGAGACAAACCTGTTTTTTCTCAAAATAATTTAATAACCACTATTGCTTGGAAAATTCAAAATCAAGTTCAATATGCACTAGAAGGAAGTGTTTTTATTGCGGGTGCTGTTGTACAGTGGCTAAGGGATGGATTAGGATTACTTTTATCTTCAAATGAAGCAGAAATTTTAGCTTCTTCAGTCAAGAATACAGAAGGGTTATATTTGGTTCCAGCTTTTTCAGGTTTAGGAGCTCCTTATTGGGATCAAAAAGCTAGAGGAACTATTGTTGGAATAACAAGAGGAACTTCTTCTGCTCATTTTGTTAGAGCCGCTTTAGAAAGTATTGCTTTTCAAAATATGGATGTTTTGAAAGCTATGGAAGCAGATTCTGGAATTTCTATAAAGGAACTTCGTGTAGATGGAGGAGCAACAGTAAATAAATTACTAATGCAATTTCAGTCTGATATCTTAAATGTAAGAGTAGTAAAGTCTAAAATATCAGAGCTTACAGCGGCTGGAGCAGCTTATTTAGCTGGATTATCTGTAAATTATTGGACCGGTCTTGAAGATATTCAAAAAAAATGGCAATTAGAACATATTTTTGAACCGAAAAAAATGTCTAATCGTTTAGAAAGAATTAAAGGATGGGAAAAAGCGGTAAAAGCAACTCGTTCATGGTCTTGTCAATAA